The following proteins are co-located in the Nomia melanderi isolate GNS246 chromosome 1, iyNomMela1, whole genome shotgun sequence genome:
- the LOC116430277 gene encoding uncharacterized protein LOC116430277 isoform X2 — protein sequence MESMDARLVAQALNYHGQQLQKVWEGERNENELAMLNLKEPNFEIYQQRQKTLSFGDRGKRLKLQQFLAKKADALYDKSNLEKTVEPIKQELGDEEFYATMPGLDTYVTMEKSQRIRNFLESLVVGDVIYAQVMGKSAAGLLLKVLCNCSDCPRVVTDLGVKALILNTATVPAVDKKGVTRGYMANDLICVVVSEVNVEAERVVAVMNVPAREGQAPHPPMGLIHSDDLPEAYKKAMDNKGQSYEVMLENSTGFNNPNNIKYLSDLMGLGQENHSNMVGLRERFPPNEYASELRQAQASKWAFRSVAEGIDHFKAGRHTEAFQCLNKALTVDPRNVEGLVARGALYANSGSFKKAIDDFETALKLNQTHANARKYQAETLVALGRSYEDEKKYEDAQKAYESCLAIAPYHEEARNSIEYIKSKTLTSSLNPLDTFKSFEAENDVGENKKEKKKRKKERKSRSKKRQRWSSSSSSSSSGSSSSSSSESSSSSSSGSSRSASRSPSRKRKHKKDHRGSLSPLSKRMAQYNNPPAATTAAHDVIAPVSYSSNARDKMDDYEIKVRKFLEQTKDDSDYEDKVRKFLEETARWKREREKEKKHSESEKMKKKKKKEKKGKDKEKEDKKSRKKKKKEERKKRKNKDKLERDLEALKKSSLPDLEQLESKLNAYYAKVEKETAVLKRYVAQYNDIPSPLSNAEKLAESSRREEELRRERERERDEASKAYHERESRIPMTAQQRKEIQRKPLTDIFEQESQLIHEVIGPKLPTLDTAALNAKWKAAQAARQKDVMPQKWQDVPPEGKKMQPSVDSEEDDDNELEEKLQRAALEKSMNIRKQMQRELAEKRAAQAQPMSAPTPPPLPKEPPIPKQAPVKYPTPQPQNKFQSYKDTSLSAPQTTPTKFSSSNNLGGKFQPIGQSGNSGGGHPPEPPRPPPPAKNQNQAKGPRTDSDSEAERQHRQTPKKRESTGRGGVTKRMSRDRPAKRSRSRSRSASSSGSSRSRSPRRSRSRSYSNRRSGSYERKYSRSPSGTYSRSRSRSRSRSYTRSRSRSRSGDRSYYRKRQFRPYNNRGTYYKPRFQGFNNPNHRGGGNNFQNRNRFYNNQHNNRFGNRRGGGFNNRGGGRGRGGNRGGRFFHGKQGFRDFRDRRDFRDRRAASRDRYSDRSYSPDPMRKVDEAKEKINKMLEGGDDVMEHQQGGGGSNVPPSKRQDGPLSEGEERDDDDYERWGEGEGADTANKNEEVGPDNENLEGKEYFIERMKQRSKNVLMQRALAAKIW from the exons ATGGAATCAATGGATGCGCGTCTTGTGGCGCAAGCATTGAACTACCATGGCCAACAGTTGCAGAAAGTGTGGGAAGGAGAACGCAACGAAAACGAGCTGGCCATGCTCAATCTCAAGGAACCAAATTTTGAGATTTACCAACAGCGGCAAAAGACACTTAG TTTTGGAGATAGAGGGAAAAGGCTAAAGCTGCAACAATTCCTTGCAAAGAAGGCAGATGCCCTCTATGATAAGTCAAATTTGGAGAAAACCGTTGAACCTATCAAGCAGGAGTTGGGCGATGAAG AATTTTATGCAACAATGCCTGGCCTTGACACTTATGTCACCATGGAGAAATCTCAACGTATACGTAATTTTTTGGag aGTTTGGTGGTTGGAGATGTTATATACGCGCAAGTGATGGGTAAAAGTGCGGCTGGGCTTCTTCTGAAGGTGCTGTGCAACTGCAGCGACTGCCCTAGGGTTGTTACTGACTTGGGAGTAAAG gctctaatattgaACACGGCCACAGTGCCGGCGGTGGACAAGAAAGGTGTTACAAGAGGCTACATGGCAAATGATCTCATCTGCGTCGTAGTCAGTGAAGTTAACGTTGAAGCTGAGCGAGTTGTTGCAGTTATGAACGTACCCGCCCGTGAAGGGCAAGCCCCACACCCTCCTATGGGACTTATCCATTCCGATGATCTTCCAGAAGCTTATAA GAAAGCGATGGACAACAAAGGGCAATCGTACGAAGTGATGTTGGAGAATAGTACTGGCTTCAACAACCCCAACAACATTAAATATCTGTCCGACTTGATGGGCCTCGGCCAAGAAAACCATTCCAATATGGTTGGCTTGAG GGAGAGATTCCCACCTAATGAATATGCGTCTGAATTAAGGCAAGCGCAAGCTAGTAAGTGGGCGTTCCGAAGCGTTGCTGAAGGAATAGACCACTTCAAGGCCGGCCGTCATACAGAGGCCTTCCAATGCCTCAACAAAGCATTAACCGTAGATCCACGAAACGTCGAAGGATTGGTAGCCCGCGGAGCATT ATACGCCAATAGCGGTAGCTTCAAGAAAGCTATCGACGACTTCGAGACAGCGTTGAAGTTGAATCAGACTCATGCAAACGCTCGCAAATATCAGGCGGAGACTCTGGTCGCTTTGGGTCGGAGTTACGAGGATGAGAAAAAATATGAAGACGCGCAGAAAGCGTATGAGAGTTGTCTAGCGATTGCTCCTTACCACGAAGAAGCCAGGAACTCCATCGAGTACATAAAGTCCAAGACCTTGACTTCATCTTTGAATCCTTTGGACACGTTCAAGAGCTTCGAGGCGGAGAACGATGTTGGTgagaataaaaaggaaaagaagaaacgcaAGAAAGAGAGGAAATCGCGTTCGAAGAAGAGACAGAGATGGAGTTCCAGTTCTAGCTCGTCATCGAGTGGATCTTCGAGCTCTTCCAGCTCGGAGTCCAGCAGTTCTTCTTCATCTGGAAGTTCCAGATCGGCGTCCCGGTCACCTAGTCGCAAGCGCAAACATAAGAAGGATCATCGAGGATCATTATCGCCTTTAAGCAAGCGCATGGCCCAGTACAACAATCCACCGGCTGCTACTACGGCTGCTCACGACGTGATAGCCCCTGTTTCGTATAGCTCAAACGCTCGCGATAAAATGGACGACTACGAGATAAAAGTGAGGAAGTTTTTGGAACAAACTAAGGACGATTCCGATTACGAAGATAAG GTACGAAAGTTCTTAGAGGAAACGGCTAGATGgaagagggaaagggagaaggaaaagaaacattcagaaagtgaaaaaatgaagaagaagaagaagaaggagaagaagggcaaagataaagagaaagaggacaagaaaagtagaaagaagaagaagaaggaagagagaaagaaacggaAGAATAAGGATAAGCTTGAACGGGATTTGGAAGCGTTGAAAAAGTCCTCGCTACCGGACTTGGAACAATTGGAGTCGAAACTTAATGCGTACTATGCAAAAGTTGAAAAAGAGACCGCTGTTTTGAAAAG GTATGTAGCTCAGTATAATGACATACCTTCCCCTCTTAGCAACGCGGAGAAGCTCGCTGAGAGTTCGCGAAGGGAGGAGGAGCTGCGcagagagagggaaagggagagagatgAGGCTTCGAAGGCATATCACGAACGGGAATCTAGAATACCGATGACAGCGCAACAACGTAAAG AGATTCAACGAAAACCGTTGACTGACATATTCGAGCAGGAATCCCAGTTGATTCATGAAGTTATAGGGCCAAAGTTACCTACCCTAGATACAGCTGCGTTGAATGCTAAATGGAAGGCTGCACAGGCTGCCAG GCAAAAGGACGTTATGCCTCAGAAATGGCAAGATGTTCCGCCTGAAGGTAAAAAGATGCAGCCTAGTGTGGACAGTGAGGAGGACGACGATAACGAACTTGAGGAGAAATTGCAGCGCGCTGCCTTGGAAAAGTCAATGAACATCCGTAAGCAGATGCAACGCGAACTCGCGGAGAAGAGAGCTGCACAAGCTCAACCAATGTCCGCGCCAACTCCTCCACCGTTACCCAAAGAACCACCGATACCGAAACAAGCGCCGGTGAAATATCCGACACCACAGCCGCAAAACAAATTCCAGTCATATAAAGACACCTCGCTGTCCGCGCCACAGACGACACCCACCAAGTTCAGTTCTAGTAACAACCTGGGTGGCAAATTTCAACCGATCGGACAAAGTGGTAATAGTGGTGGTGGTCATCCACCAGAACCACCTCGTCCGCCTCCACCAGCAAAGAACCAGAATCAAGCCAAAGGACCCAGAACGGACTCCGACAGTGAAGCTGAACGACAACACAGACAAACACCTAAGAAACGGGAGTCTACAGGTAGGGGTGGTGTGACCAAGAGAATGAGCAGGGATCGTCCAGCGAAACGTTCACGTAGTAGATCGCGCAGTGCCTCCAGTTCCGGTTCATCCAGATCTCGGTCGCCTCGAAGAAGTCGATCCCGATCTTACTCAAACAGGCGTTCGGGCAGTTACGAGAGGAAATACAGTCGATCCCCGTCAGGCACTTACAGTAGATCACGCTCCAGATCACGATCCAGGTCTTATACCAGAAGTCGTAGTCGCAGCAGGTCTGGCGATAGGAGTTACTACCGCAAAAGGCAATTCCGGCCGTACAACAATCGCGGTACTTACTACAAACCTCGTTTCCAAGGCTTCAATAACCCGAACCATCGCGGCGGTGGCAATAATTTCCAGAATCGGAACCGGTTCTACAACAATCAACATAACAATCGGTTTGGTAATAGACGCGGCGGTGGGTTCAATAACCGTGGCGGCGGCAGGGGACGCGGTGGTAACCGTGGCGGCAGATTCTTCCACGGTAAGCAGGGCTTCCGCGACTTCAGGGACAGGCGAGACTTCAGAGATCGTCGTGCCGCCTCTCGCGATCGGTACAGCGATCGTAGCTACTCACCTGACCCGATGAGGAAGGTCGACGAGGCAAAAGAGAAAATCAACAAGATGCTCGAGGGCGGTGATGACGTGATGGAACATCAACAAGGTGGTGGAGGATCGAACGTACCTCCCAGCAAGAGACAAGATGGACCTTTGAGCGAGGGTGAAGAGAGGGACGACGATGACTACGAGAGGTGGGGAGAGGGCGAGGGGGCCGACACAGCTAACAAG AATGAGGAGGTTGGACCTGACAACGAGAACCTGGAAGGCAAGGAGTACTTCATTGAGCGTATGAAGCAGCGAAGCAAGAATGTTTTAATGCAGAGAGCCCTTGCCGCTAAGATTTGGTAG
- the LOC116430277 gene encoding uncharacterized protein LOC116430277 isoform X5, whose product MESMDARLVAQALNYHGQQLQKVWEGERNENELAMLNLKEPNFEIYQQRQKTLSFGDRGKRLKLQQFLAKKADALYDKSNLEKTVEPIKQELGDEEFYATMPGLDTYVTMEKSQRIRNFLESLVVGDVIYAQVMGKSAAGLLLKVLCNCSDCPRVVTDLGVKALILNTATVPAVDKKGVTRGYMANDLICVVVSEVNVEAERVVAVMNVPAREGQAPHPPMGLIHSDDLPEAYKKAMDNKGQSYEVMLENSTGFNNPNNIKYLSDLMGLGQENHSNMVGLRERFPPNEYASELRQAQASKWAFRSVAEGIDHFKAGRHTEAFQCLNKALTVDPRNVEGLVARGALYANSGSFKKAIDDFETALKLNQTHANARKYQAETLVALGRSYEDEKKYEDAQKAYESCLAIAPYHEEARNSIEYIKSKTLTSSLNPLDTFKSFEAENDVGENKKEKKKRKKERKSRSKKRQRWSSSSSSSSSGSSSSSSSESSSSSSSGSSRSASRSPSRKRKHKKDHRGSLSPLSKRMAQYNNPPAATTAAHDVIAPVSYSSNARDKMDDYEIKVRKFLEQTKDDSDYEDKVRKFLEETARWKREREKEKKHSESEKMKKKKKKEKKGKDKEKEDKKSRKKKKKEERKKRKNKDKLERDLEALKKSSLPDLEQLESKLNAYYAKVEKETAVLKSNAEKLAESSRREEELRRERERERDEASKAYHERESRIPMTAQQRKEIQRKPLTDIFEQESQLIHEVIGPKLPTLDTAALNAKWKAAQAARQKDVMPQKWQDVPPEGKKMQPSVDSEEDDDNELEEKLQRAALEKSMNIRKQMQRELAEKRAAQAQPMSAPTPPPLPKEPPIPKQAPVKYPTPQPQNKFQSYKDTSLSAPQTTPTKFSSSNNLGGKFQPIGQSGNSGGGHPPEPPRPPPPAKNQNQAKGPRTDSDSEAERQHRQTPKKRESTGRGGVTKRMSRDRPAKRSRSRSRSASSSGSSRSRSPRRSRSRSYSNRRSGSYERKYSRSPSGTYSRSRSRSRSRSYTRSRSRSRSGDRSYYRKRQFRPYNNRGTYYKPRFQGFNNPNHRGGGNNFQNRNRFYNNQHNNRFGNRRGGGFNNRGGGRGRGGNRGGRFFHGKQGFRDFRDRRDFRDRRAASRDRYSDRSYSPDPMRKVDEAKEKINKMLEGGDDVMEHQQGGGGSNVPPSKRQDGPLSEGEERDDDDYERWGEGEGADTANKNEEVGPDNENLEGKEYFIERMKQRSKNVLMQRALAAKIW is encoded by the exons ATGGAATCAATGGATGCGCGTCTTGTGGCGCAAGCATTGAACTACCATGGCCAACAGTTGCAGAAAGTGTGGGAAGGAGAACGCAACGAAAACGAGCTGGCCATGCTCAATCTCAAGGAACCAAATTTTGAGATTTACCAACAGCGGCAAAAGACACTTAG TTTTGGAGATAGAGGGAAAAGGCTAAAGCTGCAACAATTCCTTGCAAAGAAGGCAGATGCCCTCTATGATAAGTCAAATTTGGAGAAAACCGTTGAACCTATCAAGCAGGAGTTGGGCGATGAAG AATTTTATGCAACAATGCCTGGCCTTGACACTTATGTCACCATGGAGAAATCTCAACGTATACGTAATTTTTTGGag aGTTTGGTGGTTGGAGATGTTATATACGCGCAAGTGATGGGTAAAAGTGCGGCTGGGCTTCTTCTGAAGGTGCTGTGCAACTGCAGCGACTGCCCTAGGGTTGTTACTGACTTGGGAGTAAAG gctctaatattgaACACGGCCACAGTGCCGGCGGTGGACAAGAAAGGTGTTACAAGAGGCTACATGGCAAATGATCTCATCTGCGTCGTAGTCAGTGAAGTTAACGTTGAAGCTGAGCGAGTTGTTGCAGTTATGAACGTACCCGCCCGTGAAGGGCAAGCCCCACACCCTCCTATGGGACTTATCCATTCCGATGATCTTCCAGAAGCTTATAA GAAAGCGATGGACAACAAAGGGCAATCGTACGAAGTGATGTTGGAGAATAGTACTGGCTTCAACAACCCCAACAACATTAAATATCTGTCCGACTTGATGGGCCTCGGCCAAGAAAACCATTCCAATATGGTTGGCTTGAG GGAGAGATTCCCACCTAATGAATATGCGTCTGAATTAAGGCAAGCGCAAGCTAGTAAGTGGGCGTTCCGAAGCGTTGCTGAAGGAATAGACCACTTCAAGGCCGGCCGTCATACAGAGGCCTTCCAATGCCTCAACAAAGCATTAACCGTAGATCCACGAAACGTCGAAGGATTGGTAGCCCGCGGAGCATT ATACGCCAATAGCGGTAGCTTCAAGAAAGCTATCGACGACTTCGAGACAGCGTTGAAGTTGAATCAGACTCATGCAAACGCTCGCAAATATCAGGCGGAGACTCTGGTCGCTTTGGGTCGGAGTTACGAGGATGAGAAAAAATATGAAGACGCGCAGAAAGCGTATGAGAGTTGTCTAGCGATTGCTCCTTACCACGAAGAAGCCAGGAACTCCATCGAGTACATAAAGTCCAAGACCTTGACTTCATCTTTGAATCCTTTGGACACGTTCAAGAGCTTCGAGGCGGAGAACGATGTTGGTgagaataaaaaggaaaagaagaaacgcaAGAAAGAGAGGAAATCGCGTTCGAAGAAGAGACAGAGATGGAGTTCCAGTTCTAGCTCGTCATCGAGTGGATCTTCGAGCTCTTCCAGCTCGGAGTCCAGCAGTTCTTCTTCATCTGGAAGTTCCAGATCGGCGTCCCGGTCACCTAGTCGCAAGCGCAAACATAAGAAGGATCATCGAGGATCATTATCGCCTTTAAGCAAGCGCATGGCCCAGTACAACAATCCACCGGCTGCTACTACGGCTGCTCACGACGTGATAGCCCCTGTTTCGTATAGCTCAAACGCTCGCGATAAAATGGACGACTACGAGATAAAAGTGAGGAAGTTTTTGGAACAAACTAAGGACGATTCCGATTACGAAGATAAG GTACGAAAGTTCTTAGAGGAAACGGCTAGATGgaagagggaaagggagaaggaaaagaaacattcagaaagtgaaaaaatgaagaagaagaagaagaaggagaagaagggcaaagataaagagaaagaggacaagaaaagtagaaagaagaagaagaaggaagagagaaagaaacggaAGAATAAGGATAAGCTTGAACGGGATTTGGAAGCGTTGAAAAAGTCCTCGCTACCGGACTTGGAACAATTGGAGTCGAAACTTAATGCGTACTATGCAAAAGTTGAAAAAGAGACCGCTGTTTTGAAAAG CAACGCGGAGAAGCTCGCTGAGAGTTCGCGAAGGGAGGAGGAGCTGCGcagagagagggaaagggagagagatgAGGCTTCGAAGGCATATCACGAACGGGAATCTAGAATACCGATGACAGCGCAACAACGTAAAG AGATTCAACGAAAACCGTTGACTGACATATTCGAGCAGGAATCCCAGTTGATTCATGAAGTTATAGGGCCAAAGTTACCTACCCTAGATACAGCTGCGTTGAATGCTAAATGGAAGGCTGCACAGGCTGCCAG GCAAAAGGACGTTATGCCTCAGAAATGGCAAGATGTTCCGCCTGAAGGTAAAAAGATGCAGCCTAGTGTGGACAGTGAGGAGGACGACGATAACGAACTTGAGGAGAAATTGCAGCGCGCTGCCTTGGAAAAGTCAATGAACATCCGTAAGCAGATGCAACGCGAACTCGCGGAGAAGAGAGCTGCACAAGCTCAACCAATGTCCGCGCCAACTCCTCCACCGTTACCCAAAGAACCACCGATACCGAAACAAGCGCCGGTGAAATATCCGACACCACAGCCGCAAAACAAATTCCAGTCATATAAAGACACCTCGCTGTCCGCGCCACAGACGACACCCACCAAGTTCAGTTCTAGTAACAACCTGGGTGGCAAATTTCAACCGATCGGACAAAGTGGTAATAGTGGTGGTGGTCATCCACCAGAACCACCTCGTCCGCCTCCACCAGCAAAGAACCAGAATCAAGCCAAAGGACCCAGAACGGACTCCGACAGTGAAGCTGAACGACAACACAGACAAACACCTAAGAAACGGGAGTCTACAGGTAGGGGTGGTGTGACCAAGAGAATGAGCAGGGATCGTCCAGCGAAACGTTCACGTAGTAGATCGCGCAGTGCCTCCAGTTCCGGTTCATCCAGATCTCGGTCGCCTCGAAGAAGTCGATCCCGATCTTACTCAAACAGGCGTTCGGGCAGTTACGAGAGGAAATACAGTCGATCCCCGTCAGGCACTTACAGTAGATCACGCTCCAGATCACGATCCAGGTCTTATACCAGAAGTCGTAGTCGCAGCAGGTCTGGCGATAGGAGTTACTACCGCAAAAGGCAATTCCGGCCGTACAACAATCGCGGTACTTACTACAAACCTCGTTTCCAAGGCTTCAATAACCCGAACCATCGCGGCGGTGGCAATAATTTCCAGAATCGGAACCGGTTCTACAACAATCAACATAACAATCGGTTTGGTAATAGACGCGGCGGTGGGTTCAATAACCGTGGCGGCGGCAGGGGACGCGGTGGTAACCGTGGCGGCAGATTCTTCCACGGTAAGCAGGGCTTCCGCGACTTCAGGGACAGGCGAGACTTCAGAGATCGTCGTGCCGCCTCTCGCGATCGGTACAGCGATCGTAGCTACTCACCTGACCCGATGAGGAAGGTCGACGAGGCAAAAGAGAAAATCAACAAGATGCTCGAGGGCGGTGATGACGTGATGGAACATCAACAAGGTGGTGGAGGATCGAACGTACCTCCCAGCAAGAGACAAGATGGACCTTTGAGCGAGGGTGAAGAGAGGGACGACGATGACTACGAGAGGTGGGGAGAGGGCGAGGGGGCCGACACAGCTAACAAG AATGAGGAGGTTGGACCTGACAACGAGAACCTGGAAGGCAAGGAGTACTTCATTGAGCGTATGAAGCAGCGAAGCAAGAATGTTTTAATGCAGAGAGCCCTTGCCGCTAAGATTTGGTAG